In the Corythoichthys intestinalis isolate RoL2023-P3 chromosome 12, ASM3026506v1, whole genome shotgun sequence genome, one interval contains:
- the LOC130927429 gene encoding desmin-like, translating to MSKSYSSSAQTASSYRRTFGSGVSSSPMSSLFSPHGGSRSSSTHTTRVYEVKSGAPSYSSFRMSSGGAGLGSSTAVRTYGEKLDFNLADAMNQDFLNTRTNEKAELQHLNDRFASYIEKVRFLEQQNAALTVEIEKLKGREGPGRVAEMYEDEMRELRRQIEALSNQRARVEVERDNLADDLQKLKLRLQEEVHQKEEAENNLSAFRADVDNATLARLDLERRIESLQEEIAFLKKIHEEEIRELQSHIQDTQVQIQMDMSKPDLTAALRDIRMQYEAIAAKNISEAEDWYKSKVSDLNQAVSKNNDALRSAKQETMEYRHQIQSYTCEIDSLKGTNESLLRQMRDIEDRMGREAAGYQDTIARLEEDIAKMKDDMARHLREYQDLLNVKMALDIEIATYRKLLEGEESRITTSMPVQTAYSSIGFRETSPESQPQRPSEMHSKKTVLIKTIETRDGEVVSESTQHQQDIM from the exons ATGAGCAAGTCCTACTCCTCCTCGGCCCAGACGGCCTCATCTTACCGTCGCACCTTCGGTTCTGGTGTCAGTTCTTCTCCGATGTCTTCCCTCTTCTCCCCTCACGGAGGAAGCCGCAGCTCCTCGACCCATACGACTCGAGTGTATGAGGTGAAAAGCGGTGCGCCTTCCTATTCCAGCTTCAGAATGTCCTCTGGTGGCGCCGGCCTGGGTTCCTCCACCGCCGTGCGCACCTACGGCGAGAAACTCGACTTCAACCTTGCTGACGCCATGAACCAGGACTTCCTCAACACAAGGACCAACGAGAAGGCCGAGCTTCAGCATCTCAACGACCGTTTTGCCAGCTACATTGAGAAGGTCCGTTTCCTGGAGCAGCAAAACGCCGCTTTGACGGTAGAGATCGAGAAGCTCAAGGGCCGCGAAGGACCTGGGCGTGTGGCTGAGATGTACGAAGATGAAATGAGGGAGCTGAGGAGGCAGATTGAAGCTCTGTCCAACCAGCGTGCTCGTGTGGAGGTGGAGAGAGACAACCTGGCTGATGACCTCCAGAAGTTGAAGCTCAG ACTACAGGAGGAGGTTCACCAGAAGGAAGAAGCTGAGAACAATCTGTCTGCCTTTAGAGCT GATGTGGACAATGCCACCCTGGCCAGGCTGGACCTGGAGAGGCGCATTGAAAGTCTGCAAGAGGAGATTGCCTTCCTCAAGAAAATCCATGAAGAG GAAATCCGTGAGCTGCAGAGCCATATCCAGGACACTCAGGTGCAGATCCAGATGGACATGTCGAAACCCGACCTGACCGCAGCTCTTAGGGACATCCGCATGCAGTATGAGGCCATTGCCGCAAAAAACATCTCAGAGGCTGAGGATTGGTACAAGTCGAAG GTTTCAGATCTGAACCAGGCTGTAAGTAAGAACAACGACGCCCTGCGCTCTGCCAAACAAGAAACCATGGAGTACAGACACCAGATTCAGTCCTATACCTGTGAGATTGACTCACTCAAGGGCACT AATGAGTCTCTGCTGCGTCAGATGAGAGATATTGAGGACCGCATGGGTCGCGAGGCTGCCGGTTACCAGGACACTATTGCGCGTCTGGAGGAGGACATTGCCAAGATGAAG GATGATATGGCCCGTCACCTGAGGGAGTATCAGGACCTGCTCAATGTTAAGATGGCTCTGGATATTGAAATCGCCACTTACCGCAAGCTGCTGGAGGGAGAGGAGAGCAG GATCACCACCTCCATGCCTGTCCAAACTGCTTATTCCTCTATTGGTTTTAGAG AGACCAGTCCTGAGTCTCAGCCTCAGCGTCCTTCCGAGATGCACTCAAAGAAGACCGTTCTCATCAAGACCATCGAGACACGTGATGGAGAG GTTGTCAGCGAGTCCACACAACACCAGCAAGACATCATGTAA